ACAAGGGAAAGGCAAGGGGCGGAGACCTCTCGGTGGTGCTGCTCGGGAACGCTGCCGGCGGCGACGACCTTACCAAACGGCTTGGGGAAAGCGTGACCAAGCACGTGACACGCTTGCGGCAGAATACCCCCGACTTTCAGGACCTGCGCACAAACCGCGGATCAAATGTCCACGGCGCGCAATCGTCGGTCTACAAAGGTAAATGGGGTGGGTGCGTCCTGGATCCAAAAAACGGTATCCTTTGGATAGCTTACTTTCTTCCGCCCGGGGACGAGAGCAACGTCAACGGCGTCTCCCAGTTCGACATCCAGTGATCATGGTATGGGCCCCGTGAATCACCACTTCCCGGCTACCCATGATGCTGCTGCGGGTAATGGCAAATCACCCCATGGAGCGAAGGTGGAAGGTGCCGCGCCCGCGCGCGCTGGTGGGGCTGGAAACGCCGGGGCTGCAGGGGCGGGGGCTTCTGGGGGCCCCGGTTCCGTTCAGACGTGTATCCGCCAACCCGTGTTCGGTTACCCTCTCCCCGTGGGCCCCGTCCGTGGCTCCGGGGTATCTGGTGGGAGACGCGTGCCCTTTGCGGCGGAAGCCCCTACCCACCTCCCCGATGAGCGAGAGCAGCGCCCGCCCCCGGCAATCCCGCGCCACCCGCCCCGGCCGCAACCCGGCGCCCGGCGCGCTCGCGGAGGCCCTCTTCGCGGGAGTGGAGCGCGGCGCCGAAGGCTTCTTCCTCCTCGACTTCGACGCGCACGTCCGCTTCGTCAACGCCGCGGCGGAGCGGGCGCTGGGGCGCGGCCGCGACTCGCTGGTCGGCCGCTGCATCTGGGACGAGCTCCCGGAGCTGCGCGCCGCCGGGCTGGAGCCGCTCCTCCATGCCGCGTGCGTGGGCGAAGGCGCGGCGGACGGCGAGCTCCGCCTCGGCACGCCGACGCGCTGGTACCGCGTGCGCGCCTTCGCGGACCGCGAGGGGACCGGCGTCTTCCTCCTGGACACCACCGCCGAGCACGCGCTGGGCGAGAGCGAGGCGCGCTTCCGCCGAGCGCGGCACGACCCCCTCACCGGCCTCGCCGACCGCGCGGAGTTCGTGCGCGAGGTGCGCGAGGCGGACGACGCGTTTGCCGTGGTCTGCCTGGACGTGGACCGCGTGGAGCGGGTGAGCGAGGGCGTCGGCTACGCGGCCGGCGACCGGATGCTGGTGGAAGCCGCCGCACGTCTGCGCGCATCGCTCGGCCCCGAGCACACCCTGGGAAGGCTCGGCGGCGCCGCCTTCGCCGTCCTCCCACGCGGCGTACGCGACGCGGTGGGGGTGCGGCGCCTCTGCGAGCGGATGCAGTCCGCGCTGGCGCAGCCGTTCGCCGTCGATGACCACACCGTCGTCGCCGCGGCGGCCATGGGCGTCGCGCTCGCCGCCGACGATGGCGACGCCGAGGCGCTGGTGCGCGGCGCGGAGGTGGCGATGCAGCGCTCGCGCACGGCCGGCGGCGCGCGCGTGCAGTGGTACGACCGCGCCATGCACGCCCAGACCCGCGCGCGCCTCCGCCTGGAGTGCGACCTCCGCAACGCGATGGAGCGCGGCGAGCTGCACCTCCACTTCCAGAGCGTCGTCGATATGGCGACGGGGCGCGCGGTCGGCGCGGAGGCGCTCCTGCGCTGGAACCACCCGGAGCGCGGTCCGATTTCACCCACCGAGTTCATCCCGGTCGCCGAGGAAACGGGGATGATCGACGCGCTGAGCGATTGGGTCCTTCGCGAGGCGTGCCGCGCCCTTCCCGCGCTCAAAGCGGCGGGCGGCGACGGGTTCACGCTCTCCATCAACCTGTCCGCGCACCAGTTCGCCTGGGGGAACCTGGCCGAGCGGCTGGGCCGCACGCTGCACGAGACCGGCACCGCGCCGCGCGACCTCGCGGTGGAGATCACCGAGAGTGCGCTGCTCGGCCGGCTCGACGCGGCGGCGCACGTCCTCCGAGATCTGCGCGCGGCGGGGATGCGGGTATACATCGACGACTTCGGCACGGGCTACTCCTCGCTCGCCTACCTCCACCGCCTGCCGATGGACGCCATCAAGGTCGACCGGTCGTTCGTGGAGGGGCTGCGCGACGAGCCGTGGAGCCGCCAGGTGGTGTCGTCCATCGTTACGCTGGCGGGGAGCCTGGGCGTGCGCGTGATCGCCGAGGGCGTCTCCGAACCCGTGCAGCACGAGATCCTGCGCGAGCTGGGATGTGGCTACGCGCAGGGCTTCCTCTTCTCGCGCCCGGTCCCGGCCGACGCGCTCTGCGCTCTTCTGCGCAGGTGAGCCAAGCCCGCAGCGGGCAAGTCGGGCTTGTGACGTGTTCCGCAAACGCGGAACGCCACGCCGTGGCCCGTAGCACACGCACGTCCCGCAAAGCTGGCGTTTCGTCCACTTTGGCTGCATTTTGGGAAAGCCGGATTGCGCCCTCTGCAATCCTTCCGCCCCTTCCCCCGCCTTTGATGGACAGCGTCCATACCCCGACCCTGCGCGAGATCGACCGGCAGATCCACCTCCTGCGCGAGGCGGCGCTCCGCTTCGGCACGGAGATGAACATGCTGGAGCGCGTCACCTGCGACCACGACGCGTGCACGCGCCCGGGCTGCCCGGACGCGGCGGTGGAGACGCTTACGCTGGGGCGCATCCTCGGAGTGCTCGCCGGGGAGTGGGACCCGGACGACCTCCCGGAAGACCCCGGGGTGGGGCCGATGGAGCTGCTCCGGCAGGCAATGCTGGAGTTCGGGAGCGCGCTGGGGTTCTTTGCCTGTGACTGCAGCGAGGAGTGGTGCCCGAAGCGCAAGCCGCACGCGCTCACCACGCTCGATCTGCTGGCCGTGGTGGCGGGGGAGTGGCACGCGCGCGCCGGCTGCCTCTTCCGCTGCCAGCATTCCATCGGCGCCGACCGCATCGCGCAGACGGAGGCGAAGCTGGACCTCAACCGCGCGCTCCTGGGCGGCTTCCGCGAGCGGCTGGAGGGCACGCACGCTGTTGAGCGTAAAGCGATCGCAGCGCGCTCGCGCGAGGCCGCGAAGACGCTGACGTACCGGGAGGCGCGCGCCGCCGCCACGCACGCCATCGAGGTGTGGGTGATGGAGCGCGGCTACCACGACGCGGAGGTGGACCGGATCCACCACTTCCTGCGTGAGCTCCCCGGGGGTTGGGATGAGCCCACCGCGGGTGCCTTCGTGCGCGCCGTCACCGATGCGGTGGATGCCCTGCTGGTGAGGGACGTACTCGCCGCGGAGATGTTCGACGTCCTCTTCGCCGCAGTGGAGCCCGCCATCCCCAACGCCGGCCTCCAGGCC
The DNA window shown above is from Longimicrobium sp. and carries:
- a CDS encoding EAL domain-containing protein, coding for MSESSARPRQSRATRPGRNPAPGALAEALFAGVERGAEGFFLLDFDAHVRFVNAAAERALGRGRDSLVGRCIWDELPELRAAGLEPLLHAACVGEGAADGELRLGTPTRWYRVRAFADREGTGVFLLDTTAEHALGESEARFRRARHDPLTGLADRAEFVREVREADDAFAVVCLDVDRVERVSEGVGYAAGDRMLVEAAARLRASLGPEHTLGRLGGAAFAVLPRGVRDAVGVRRLCERMQSALAQPFAVDDHTVVAAAAMGVALAADDGDAEALVRGAEVAMQRSRTAGGARVQWYDRAMHAQTRARLRLECDLRNAMERGELHLHFQSVVDMATGRAVGAEALLRWNHPERGPISPTEFIPVAEETGMIDALSDWVLREACRALPALKAAGGDGFTLSINLSAHQFAWGNLAERLGRTLHETGTAPRDLAVEITESALLGRLDAAAHVLRDLRAAGMRVYIDDFGTGYSSLAYLHRLPMDAIKVDRSFVEGLRDEPWSRQVVSSIVTLAGSLGVRVIAEGVSEPVQHEILRELGCGYAQGFLFSRPVPADALCALLRR